Proteins found in one Osmerus mordax isolate fOsmMor3 chromosome 20, fOsmMor3.pri, whole genome shotgun sequence genomic segment:
- the rasgrf2a gene encoding ras-specific guanine nucleotide-releasing factor 2 yields MQKSVRYNEGHALYLSVVARKEGTKRGSLSKKTTENSRWNEKYFALYQNVLFYFENDQSARPSGIYLLEGCTCERIPAPKVSSVGKESSDKQQHYFLVVFGHDGQKPLELRTEEESDCNEWVECIQQASYSDIIIEREVLMQKYIHLVQIMETEKVAANQLRTQLEDQDTEIERLKAEIVVLNKAKERMLPFQLNQEEEDPDIKKIKKVQSFMRGWLCRRKWKIIVQDYISSPHAESMRKRNQIVFNMVEAETEYVHQLSILVNCFLRPLRMAASSKKPPISHDDVSSIFLNSETIMFLHEIFHQGLKARIANWPTLVLADLFDILLPMLNIYQEFVRNHQYSLQVLANCKQNRDFDKLLKQYEANAACEGRMLETFLTYPMFQIPRYIITLHELMAHTPHEHVERKSLEFAKSKLEELSKMMHDEVSDTENIRKNLAIERMIVEGCDILLDTSQTFVRQGSLIQLPSSSERGMLSKVRLGSLSLRKEGERQCFLFTKHFLICTRTSGGKLHLLKQGGALSLIECTLIEELDANDEDYNAAGQGFNHLEFKIVVEPPDSPAFSVVLLAPSRQEKAAWTSDISQCIDNIRCNGLMTSVFEENSKVTVPHMIKSDARLHKDDVDICFSKTLNSCKVPQIRYASVERLLERLTDLRFLSIDFLNTFLHTYRIFTTAAVVMDKLSDIYKKPFTSIPVRSLELFFATNQGTWGGDHLNNKSPRLCRKFSSPPPLSIPSRTSSPVHSRKLSLSSPVGTKVGALDLSTSSPPPTTTRSPSFPQTQGMSSPPPTSTKAPLDLSRGPSSPEPGPPGGEDGGGELPRIDAFCGKLRRSIRRAVLETVSLDKFIPEAPPTSEPGDMSPCRSPSTPRHLRYRPAGVQSGENPRCTMSPASAFAIATAAAGHSSSQGFTNNEKTCDKEFIIRRAATNRVLNVLRHWVSKHSQDFEMNGELKMGVVGLLEEVLRDPDLLPQERKATGNILNALSQDEQDDAQLKIEDILQMAECPKAECFESLSAMELAEQITLLDHIVFRSIPYEEFLGQGWMKVDKTERTPYIMKTSQHFNDMSNLVASQIMTHTDVGSRASSIEKWLAVADICRCLNNYNGVLEITSALNRSAIYRLKKTWAKVCKQTKALMDRLQKTVSSEGRFKNLRETLKNCNPPCVPYLGMYLTDLAFIEEGTPNFTEEGLVNFSKMRMISHIIREIRQFQQAPYRIEHQPKVTQFLLDKTLVMDEDTLYELSLKIEPRVPPG; encoded by the exons ATGCAGAAGAGCGTGCGATACAATGAGGGGCACGCTCTGTATCTGTCCGTGGTCGCGCGTAAAGAAGGCACAAAGCGTGGCTCCTTGAGCAAGAAGACGACGGAGAACAGTCGGTGGAACGAAAAATACTTCGCTCTTTATCAGAATGTTCTCTTCTACTTCGAAAACGATCAAAGCGCGCGGCCGTCAGGAATATACCTGCTAGAGGGCTGCACGTGTGAAAGGATCCCTGCGCCGAAAGTGTCATCAGTCGGGAAGGAGTCGTCGGATAAGCAGCAG CACTACTTCCTGGTCGTCTTTGGCCATGATGGACAGAAGCCGCTGGAGTTGCGGACGGAGGAGGAGTCTGACTGCAACGAGTGGGTGGAATGTATCCAACAGGCAAG ttactctgacatcatcatcgAGCGTGAGGTGCTGATGCAGAAGTACATCCACCTGGTCCAGATCATGGAGACAGAAAAGGTAGCAGCCAATCAGCTACGCACCCAGCTTGAGGACcaagacacagagatagagaggctgAAAGCGGAG ATTGTAGTGTTAAACAAGGCCAAGGAGAGGATGTTGCCTTTCCAGCTAaaccaggaggaagaggacccaGATATTAAGAAGATCAAAAAG GTCCAGAGCTTTATGCGTGGATGGCTGTGCCGGAGGAAGTGGAAGATCATTGTCCAGGACTACATCTCCTCGCCCCACGCCGAGAGCATGAGGAAGAGGAACCAGATCGTCTTCAACATGGTGGAGGCGGAGACGGAGTACGTCCACCAGCTGTCCATCCTGGTCAACTGCTTCCTGCGGCCGCTACGTATGGCGGCCAGCTCAAAGAAACCCCCCATTAGCCATGATGACGTCAGCAGCATATTCCTCAACAg TGAAACCATCATGTTTCTGCATGAGATCTTTCACCAGGGTCTCAAGGCACGGATAGCCAACTGGCCCACTCTCGTGTTAG CGGACCTGTTCGACATCCTGCTTCCTATGCTGAACATCTACCAGGAGTTTGTGAGAAACCACCAGTATAGCCTACAGGTGCTGGCCAACTGTAAGCAGAACCGGGACTTTGACAAGCTCCTGAAGCAGTATGAGGCCAATGCTGCCTGTGAGGGCCGCATGCTGGAGACTTTCCTTACCTACCCCATGTTCCAG ATCCCTCGCTATATCATCACCCTTCATGAGCTaatggcacacacaccccatgagCACGTGGAGCGCAAGAGCCTGGAGTTTGCCAAATCTAAACTGGAGGAGTTGTCAAA GATGATGCATGATGAGGTGAGCGACACAGAGAATATTCGCAAGAACCTGGCCATAGAGAGGATGATTGTAGAGGGCTGTGACATACTATTGGACACCAGCCAGACCTTCGTCAGACAAG GCTCTCTTATCCAGTTGCCATCCAGCAGTGAACGAGGCATGCTCAGTAAGGTGCGCCTAGGATCCCTGTCACTCAGGAAGGAAGGGGAACGACAATGCTTCCTGTTTACCAAACACTTCCTCATTTGCACCCGCACCTCTGGGGGAAAGCTCCACCTGCTCAAG CAGGGCGGTGCATTATCTCTGATAGAGTGCACTCTCATCGAGGAGCTGGATGCCAACGATGAGGACT ACAATGCTGCTGGACAGGGCTTCAACCACCTGGAGTTCAAGATAGTAGTGGAGCCCCCTGATAGTCCTGCTTTCTCCGTTGTCCTGTTGGCCCCCTCCCGGCAGGAAAAAGCTGCATGGACCAGTGACATCAGCCAG tGTATCGACAATATTCGCTGCAATGGCCTGATGACAAGTGTGTTTGAGGAGAACTCCAAAGTCACTGTGCCACACATGATCAA GTCGGATGCCAGGCTTCACAAAGACGATGTCGACATTTGCTTCAGCAAGACCCTCAACTCCTGCAAGGTCCCCCAGATACGCTACGCCAGCGTAGAGCGCCTTCTGGAGAGGCTGACTGACCTGCGCTTCCTGTCCATCGACTTCCTCAACACCTTCCTCCACACCTACCGGATCTTCACCACGGCCGCCGTGGTCATGGACAAGCTGTCCGACATCTACAAGAAGCCCTTCACCTCCATACCCGTTAG ATCCTTGGAACTGTTCTTCGCCACCAACCAGGGCACGTGGGGGGGCGACCACCTCAACAACAAATCCCCTCGTCTGTGTCGcaagttctcctctcctcctcctctctccatcccctctcgcACCTCCTCGCCCGTCCACTCCCGCAAACTCTCACTTAGCTCCCCAGTTGGCACTAAGGTGGGGGCTCTGGACCTAtcaac gtcctcccctcctcccaccaccacccgcTCCCCCAGCTTCCCCCAGACCCAGGGGATGtcgtccccaccccccacatccACCAAGGCCCCCTTGGACCTCAGCCGTGGTCCAAGCTCCCCAGAGCCCGGCCCTCCCGGCGGGGAGGACGGAGGGGGAGAACTTCCACGTATTGACGCCTTCTGTGGGAAGCTGAGACGCAGCATCCGCAGGG CGGTTCTGGAGACTGTGTCTCTGGACAAGTTCATCCCTGAGGCTCCGCCCACCAGTGAACCAGGAGACATGTCTCCCTGTCGCTCGCCCTCCACGCCCAGACATCTCCGCTACCGACCGGCAGGAG TGCAATCCGGGGAGAACCCACGCTGCACAATGTCACCGGCCTCAGCCTTCGCCATCGCCACAGCAGCAGCGGGCCACAGCAGCTCTCAGG GTTTCACCAACAATGAGAAGACCTGCGACAAAGAGTTCATCATTCGCCGGGCCGCAACTAACCGTGTCCTCAACGTGCTGCGTCACTGGGTCTCCAAGCACTCGCAG GACTTTGAGATGAACGGAGAGCTGAAGATGGGTGTGGTCGGTCTGCTGGAGGAGGTGCTACGAGATCCTGACCTGCTGCCACAGGAGAGGAAAGCCACTGGCAACATATTAAA TGCTCTTTCTCAAGATGAACAAGATGATGCACAGCTAAAGATAGAGGACATTCTACAGATG gcgGAATGTCCTAAGGCAGAGTGTTTTGAGTCTCTGTCAGCTATGGAGCTGGCTGAACAGATCACCCTTCTGGACCACATCGTTTTCAGGAGTATCCCCTACGA GGAGTTCTTGGGCCAGGGCTGGATGAAGGTGGATAAGACTGAGAGGACTCCCTACATTATGAAGACCAGCCAGCACTTCAACGAT ATGAGTAACCTTGTAGCATCTCAGATCATGACTCACACAGAcgttggttccagagccagctCCATAGAGAAGTGGCTGGCTGTGGCCGATATCTGCCGCTGCCTCAACAACTACAATGGAGTCCTGGAGATCACCTCTGCTCTCAACCGCAGCGCCATCTACAGGCTAAAGAAGACATGGGCCAAGGTCTGCAAACAG ACCAAGGCACTGATGGACAGGCTGCAAAAAACGGTGTCATCTGAAGGAAGATTCAAGAACCTAAGAGAAACTTTGAAGAA ttgtaaTCCTCCATGTGTGCCCTACCTGGGGATGTATCTGACAGACCTGGCCTTCATAGAGGAGGGAACACCCAACTTCACTGAGGAAGGACTGGTCAATTTCTCCAAGATGAGGATG ATTTCTCACATCATTAGAGAGATCCGTCAGTTCCAGCAGGCTCCCTACAGGATAGAGCACCAACCCAAG GTGACTCAGTTTCTACTGGACAAGACGCTGGTGATGGATGAGGATACTCTATATGAGCTCTCACTGAAAATAGAACCTCGCGTACCTCCTGGctaa